The segment ACGCGGCTTTCGGCCATCGCTTCCAACAGCGCGGCCTGCGTGCGCGGAGTGGCGCGGTTGATTTCGTCGGCCAGCACGATCTGGGCGAAGAGCGGACCGGGACGAAACACGAACTCGGCGGTCTTCTGGTTGAAGATCGAGGCCCCGGTGATGTCCGAGGGCAGCAGGTCGGGCGTGCATTGCACGCGCTTGAACGAGCAAGCGATGCTCAGGGCCAGCGAGCGGGCCAGCATCGTCTTGGCGACGCCGGGCACGTCTTCCAACAGGATATGCCCTTCGCAGAAATAGGAGACGAGCGCCAGCAACACTTCTTGTCGCTTGCCGAGCACGACTTTCTCGATGTTGCCGATGATTCTTTTGGCGACGGTGCTGACGTTGATCGACATGATGAACTCGGCCGCGACAAGACCGGGAAAAGCCCTCGCGGCTTGACCGCCCGGCCAGGGCCATTATGATCGGTCGCGGAACGAGATCCTAGCGGGCAGCTCAATCACGCAATGCGCAAGCGTCGCCTGCTGCGGCCTAAAGGAGGCCCAGGTTGAATTTTATTGCTTCCTCTACGCGCTGAAGATCGCGCGATGACAATACCCCAACACGCTTCGAGGTGAACCGGCCCATGTCGATTGCGCGAAGCTGGTGGCACATAAAAATGGTTTCTTTTTGGAGGCCGTTATCGGCACTGGAAGGGACTACCACGATATTACGGAAGTGAGACGGTTTTCCGTCCGCGCTCGTTCCCGGCACCACGGTGGCAAGCGACAGTTTCCGATTGATGTCGTTGATCGACAAGACCACCACCGGTCGGGGCTTATACCCGCCCATCTCTCGACCGAATACAGGGTCGAGATAGCAGTAGTAGATTTCACCGCGCTGGGCAAGCAGTATTGATGCCATGAAGCGACCGCTCCGCCGGACGCCTACCGAGCCGATTGCTCAGGCTCTGGCTCGCCAACCTCGTCGCCGCTTATCTCGGAAAAGTCGTACACGCGGGGCCAGAAGCCTTTCTTGATCGGGGTTTCGAAGTCAAAGCCATAGCGCGCGAGCTCATTCCAATCATGGCTAAGATATACCATCGTGGCATGGAAGCTTAACCCATTGCGGACGGCGAAATCGATGAATGCCTGAACGCCCCGAAGAAACTTCGTTTCTCCCTCGGACATCGGGCCTCCCAGAACACGAAGCATATCCACCATCCGCTTCTCAAAGGCCTCGTGCGTTTCTTCCGTCTCGTCCATCTTCATCTCCGTCTCTAATACGACGTCCTGACCGGTGCCGGCCCAGCGCAGCGCACTGTGCGCCATTTGCCTCTCCGGTTCGACCGCCTACGTAAAGTATAGCGGTTCGTGACGCTGCCTCAAGAGCCACACTCGCAGACCCATAAAGCGAATCTGCGATCAACCGGCTGATTATTGTTGCGACTTCCGGCGAAGCAACCTGTCTAGCTCGCGCTCCACTTTGTTCCCGATCAGCTCTTTGGCGGTATCGCGGAGGGCCTGACGACCCAAGCTGCGCAGTTCATGTGTGTCGATCACGGGCTTCTTCAGCGTCCCCCCGATCGGCAACTGCAGCGGCTTTGAGGTGAGCAGGGCGGCAAGCGGCCCTTTGAGCAGTTTGGGATCCGAAAGCCGGATTTCGGCCATCATGGCCAGGCTCTGGTCGAAGCCGACCCAGCCATAGGTTTCGATCGACATGCGCGGCAGCTCCAAGCGCAGCCCGCGGTGATAAACCCGCCCGTCGACCAGGCGAAACTCGACTTGCGACTCGCGCGCCAGGTTCAATTGCCGAGGCTGCACGGCCGCCTCGACGCCAATGGCCTCGGCCAGCGTCGCGACCGCGGATAAGAACTGTTCCGCCAACGGACCGGGGCCGACATCGACGGTGTGCAGGGTAATCATGCCCGCCGTTTGACCTGTCGCCGGGCTGGCCAACGGGATGCGGCCACCTTCCAGGTCGAGCGAAAACTCCCCTTGCGATTCCGTGACGTCCGCCAGCACGGGCAATGCGTACTTCAACCAGGCATCGCACATTTCGGGCGTCACGCGCACATGGTCGATCGCCCGCCCGGCGTCGATTTCCAGCAACCAAGGGCGGACCGGTTGCAGCCGCGCCGCCACCTTGAATTGTCCCAAGTGCTCGGTGCCCGCCGAGGGCATGGCTGCCGCAAGGGCGATCCGGACCGGTTCGCCGTCCGCCCGCGTGCGCTTGAGATCGAGCATCACGCGCTCGAGCGTCCATTCTCGCTTGGCAGCCGGGTCGTGAACGGTCACGGTTCCATTGACGATCTCAACCTCGAAGCCGACGTTCCCCGTCTTCTTCTCGGCTTTGGCCAGTTCCGGGGCGACGACTTCTTCGACTTCGGCCGGCTTCGCCTTGAACGTCACGTCGATCGCCGGTTGATCCACGCGTAGATGCCCGAGGTCGCTTCGGTCGAAGAGCAGATCCATAAGGCTCTTGTCGATAGAAACGGCGGGGATGCTCGCCAGCCGCTGATCTAGTTCGTCGCGTAGCTCGAAGTCGGCGACGGACAGCGGCGAGAACCAACCCATCGAGAGGGAACCGATGGTGGCCCGGCCATCGACTGCGGCCGCGCGCAATGCCGCCGCCAAACCGGCGTTTTTTAGCGGCGTTTTGCAAA is part of the Pirellulales bacterium genome and harbors:
- a CDS encoding type II toxin-antitoxin system PemK/MazF family toxin, whose amino-acid sequence is MASILLAQRGEIYYCYLDPVFGREMGGYKPRPVVVLSINDINRKLSLATVVPGTSADGKPSHFRNIVVVPSSADNGLQKETIFMCHQLRAIDMGRFTSKRVGVLSSRDLQRVEEAIKFNLGLL